One part of the Fusobacterium pseudoperiodonticum genome encodes these proteins:
- a CDS encoding methionine ABC transporter permease — MDISSLIEPLFENFENPIISMLAVSTVETLYMVFLSTLFSLLLGFPIGVLLVITKEGGIYEMKKFNAILGVIINALRSFPFIILMIILFPLSRFVVGTTIGATAAVVPLSIGAAPFVARIVEGALLEVDPGLVEASQSMGASNSKIIFKVMLPECYPTLVHGIVVTIISLIGYSAMAGTIGAGGLGDLAIRFGYLRFKLDIMIYAIIIIIILVQIIQSVGNYIVNRRLKKIGK; from the coding sequence ATGGATATTAGTTCTTTAATTGAACCTCTTTTTGAGAATTTTGAAAACCCAATCATAAGTATGTTGGCAGTTTCAACTGTTGAAACTCTGTATATGGTTTTTCTTTCAACACTGTTTTCATTACTTTTAGGTTTTCCAATAGGAGTTTTACTTGTTATAACAAAAGAAGGTGGCATATATGAAATGAAAAAGTTCAATGCTATCTTAGGAGTTATAATAAATGCTTTAAGATCTTTCCCTTTCATAATCTTGATGATAATTTTATTCCCTTTATCAAGATTTGTTGTGGGAACGACAATAGGAGCTACAGCAGCTGTTGTACCTCTATCAATAGGAGCTGCACCTTTTGTGGCTAGAATAGTTGAAGGAGCTTTACTTGAAGTGGATCCTGGACTTGTAGAAGCTAGTCAGAGTATGGGAGCTAGTAACTCAAAAATTATCTTTAAGGTTATGTTACCTGAATGTTATCCAACTTTAGTTCATGGTATTGTTGTAACAATAATCAGCTTGATTGGTTACTCTGCAATGGCAGGAACAATAGGAGCTGGAGGACTTGGAGACTTAGCTATAAGATTTGGTTATTTAAGATTTAAGTTAGACATAATGATTTATGCAATAATTATAATTATCATCTTGGTTCAAATCATACAATCAGTTGGTAATTACATTGTAAATAGAAGACTAAAAAAAATAGGAAAATAA
- a CDS encoding MarR family winged helix-turn-helix transcriptional regulator, which produces MEYNCAMYVSQIRQMTIRALNQILKKHNITLFNAEQSKILEFLWQEDNLTPKDISKHTGLAISSLTSMIDRMETNGLLKRKSDEKDRRKTIISLTDLGKSLKKDFDKAVEEIKSYTFKNFKQEEIILFEYYLKRVFENLENLL; this is translated from the coding sequence ATGGAATATAATTGTGCAATGTATGTAAGTCAAATTAGGCAAATGACAATTAGGGCTTTAAATCAGATTTTAAAGAAACATAATATTACTTTATTTAATGCTGAACAAAGTAAAATTTTAGAATTTTTATGGCAAGAAGATAATCTTACTCCAAAGGATATTTCAAAACATACAGGACTTGCTATAAGTAGTCTTACCTCTATGATTGATAGAATGGAAACAAATGGGCTTTTAAAAAGAAAATCTGATGAAAAAGATAGAAGAAAAACTATTATATCACTTACAGATTTAGGTAAATCTTTAAAAAAAGATTTTGATAAAGCTGTGGAGGAAATAAAAAGTTACACTTTTAAAAATTTCAAACAAGAGGAAATTATATTATTTGAATATTATTTAAAAAGAGTTTTTGAAAATTTAGAAAATTTATTGTAA
- a CDS encoding methionine ABC transporter ATP-binding protein codes for MITLEKVNKVYSNGLHAVKDVSLKVNKGDIFGIIGLSGAGKSSLIRLINRLEEPTSGKIFINGENVLEFNKKQLLERRKKIGMIFQHFNLLSSRTVEENVAFALEIANWNKNEIKERVAMLLDIVGLSDKAKYYPSQLSGGQKQRVSIARALANNPDILLSDEATSALDPKTTKSILELIKEIQQKFSLTVVMITHQMEVVKEVCNKVAIMSEGRIVEEGGVHHIFADPKNEITKELISYVHQQTDTEIDYLHHKGKKIVKVKFLGTSVQEPIISKVIKEYGIDISVLGGTIDKLATMNIGHLYLELGGDLSAQDKAIELMGTMDVIVEVIYNGY; via the coding sequence ATGATTACACTTGAAAAAGTAAATAAAGTTTATTCCAATGGCTTACATGCAGTAAAAGATGTTAGTTTAAAAGTAAATAAGGGAGATATTTTTGGTATTATAGGTTTAAGTGGGGCTGGAAAATCTTCTCTAATAAGGCTTATTAACAGACTTGAAGAGCCTACAAGTGGAAAAATTTTTATTAATGGAGAAAATGTTTTAGAATTCAATAAAAAACAATTATTAGAAAGAAGAAAAAAAATAGGAATGATATTCCAACACTTCAATTTACTTTCTTCAAGAACGGTTGAAGAAAATGTTGCCTTTGCATTAGAAATTGCAAATTGGAATAAAAATGAAATAAAAGAGAGAGTTGCAATGCTTCTTGATATTGTAGGTTTATCTGATAAAGCTAAGTATTATCCTAGTCAATTAAGTGGTGGTCAAAAACAAAGAGTTTCTATAGCTAGAGCCTTAGCAAATAACCCAGATATCTTATTATCAGATGAAGCTACTTCAGCTCTTGATCCTAAGACAACAAAATCTATTTTGGAGCTTATTAAGGAAATTCAACAAAAATTTTCATTGACAGTTGTGATGATAACTCACCAAATGGAAGTTGTAAAAGAAGTTTGTAATAAGGTTGCAATAATGTCTGAAGGTAGAATAGTTGAAGAAGGTGGAGTACATCATATATTTGCTGATCCTAAAAATGAGATTACAAAAGAATTAATTTCTTATGTTCATCAACAAACTGACACAGAAATTGATTATTTGCATCATAAAGGTAAAAAAATAGTTAAAGTTAAATTCTTAGGAACATCTGTACAAGAGCCAATAATTTCAAAAGTAATTAAGGAATATGGTATCGATATCAGTGTTCTAGGTGGAACTATAGATAAATTGGCGACAATGAATATAGGACATCTTTACCTTGAATTAGGTGGGGACTTAAGTGCCCAAGATAAAGCTATTGAGCTGATGGGAACTATGGATGTTATTGTGGAGGTGATATATAATGGATATTAG
- a CDS encoding IS3 family transposase (programmed frameshift) has translation MSKLTKKDKIEIYERRKNGETISSLAKAFNTRESNIKYLIALIEKHGYDILRNGKNRIYSKEFKLQTINRILINNESINSVAIDIGLASNGILHNWLSKFKENEYNVVEKKKGRKPKSMTKLKRNNKVLSEKDKIKLLEDEIIYLKAENEYLKKLRALVQERELKEKKKLRVIAELRAKYPFKMLLKIAGISRSVYYYYIDKKDIDEKNKDIIEKIKEIYYVNKGRYGYRRVTLELKNQGLNINHKKVQRLMKKFNLQSIVRKKRKYSSYKGQIGKIADNHIKRNFEATAPNQKWFTDVTEFNLRGEKLYLSPILDAYGRYIVSYDISHSANLEQINHMLNLAFKENENYENLIFHSDQGWQYQHYSYQKKLKEKKITQSMSRKGNSLDNGLMECFFGLLKSEMFYDQEEKYKTLEELKEAIEDYIYYYNNKRIKEKLKGLTPASYRSQSLLVS, from the exons ATGAGTAAATTAACAAAAAAAGATAAAATTGAAATATATGAAAGAAGAAAAAATGGTGAAACTATTTCTTCTTTAGCTAAAGCTTTTAATACTCGTGAATCTAATATTAAATATTTAATTGCTTTAATTGAAAAACATGGATATGATATTCTAAGAAATGGTAAAAATAGAATTTATTCTAAAGAGTTTAAATTGCAAACAATTAATAGAATTTTAATTAATAATGAATCTATAAATTCTGTTGCTATTGATATTGGGTTAGCTTCTAATGGGATTTTACATAATTGGCTTTCAAAATTTAAAGAAAATGAGTATAATGTTGTAGAGAAGAAAAAAGGAAGGAAACCTAAATCTATGACTAAACTTAAGAGAAATAATAAAGTATTATCTGAAAAAGATAAAATTAAACTATTAGAAGATGAAATAATTTACTTAAAAGCTGAGAATGAATACTTAAAAAAATTGAGAGCTCTAGTTCAAGAAAGGGAGCTAAAAGAGAAGAAAAAGT TAAGAGTAATAGCCGAACTTAGAGCTAAATATCCTTTCAAAATGCTATTAAAGATTGCTGGAATATCAAGATCAGTATATTATTACTATATTGATAAAAAAGATATTGATGAGAAGAATAAAGATATTATTGAAAAAATCAAAGAAATTTACTATGTGAACAAAGGAAGATATGGTTATCGCAGAGTAACATTGGAGTTAAAAAATCAAGGTTTAAATATTAATCATAAAAAAGTACAAAGACTTATGAAGAAATTTAATTTACAAAGTATTGTCCGTAAAAAAAGGAAATATTCTTCATACAAAGGTCAAATAGGAAAGATAGCTGATAACCATATTAAAAGAAATTTTGAAGCAACAGCTCCAAATCAAAAATGGTTTACAGATGTAACAGAATTTAATTTAAGAGGAGAAAAGTTATACTTATCTCCAATATTAGATGCTTATGGAAGATATATAGTTTCATATGATATTTCGCACAGTGCTAACTTGGAGCAGATAAATCATATGTTAAATTTAGCATTTAAAGAAAATGAAAATTATGAAAATTTGATATTTCATAGTGACCAAGGATGGCAATATCAGCACTATTCATATCAAAAAAAATTGAAAGAGAAGAAGATAACTCAAAGTATGTCAAGAAAAGGAAATAGTTTAGATAATGGATTAATGGAATGTTTCTTTGGGTTGTTAAAATCAGAAATGTTTTATGACCAAGAAGAAAAGTACAAGACATTAGAAGAATTGAAGGAAGCAATAGAAGATTATATATATTATTACAATAACAAAAGAATAAAGGAAAAATTAAAAGGATTAACTCCTGCTTCTTACAGAAGTCAATCCTTATTAGTAAGTTAA
- the gltS gene encoding sodium/glutamate symporter produces MFEYQLNMAETVGFAIILLLLGRWIKKKVNFFERFFIPAPVIGGTLFSIILLIGHQTESFTFTFNNDIKNLLMIAFFTTVGFSASLKILAKGGVGVALFLLAATILVILQDIVGPVLAKALGIDPLLGLAAGSIPLTGGHGTSGAFGPYLEELGASGATVVAVASATYGLISGCLIGGPIARRLMIKNNLKPTEGKAGFDSSLLNNESEMTEESLFSAVVYVGIAMGIGATINIILEKYGIKFPAYLMGMVVAAIMRNIIDASQKPLPFNEIGVIGNISLSLFLSMALMSMKLWELVELAGPLSVILIVQTIVMALFAYYVTFNIMGRDYDAAVIATGHCGFGLGATPNAIANMETFTATNGPSVKAFFIIPIVGSLFIDFVNAMVIKGFASWIVANFR; encoded by the coding sequence ATGTTTGAATATCAATTAAATATGGCGGAAACTGTCGGTTTTGCAATTATACTTTTATTATTAGGAAGATGGATAAAAAAGAAAGTAAATTTCTTTGAAAGATTCTTTATCCCTGCACCAGTTATAGGTGGTACATTATTTTCTATAATCCTTTTAATAGGACACCAAACAGAAAGTTTTACTTTTACTTTCAATAATGATATCAAAAACTTATTAATGATTGCATTCTTTACAACAGTTGGATTTTCTGCAAGCTTAAAAATTCTTGCAAAAGGTGGAGTAGGAGTTGCTCTATTCTTATTAGCAGCTACAATATTAGTTATCCTTCAAGATATAGTTGGACCTGTTTTAGCTAAAGCTTTAGGAATAGATCCATTATTAGGGTTAGCAGCTGGTTCTATACCTTTAACAGGTGGACATGGAACATCAGGAGCATTTGGACCTTATCTTGAAGAATTAGGTGCTTCAGGGGCAACAGTTGTTGCAGTTGCATCAGCTACTTATGGATTAATTTCAGGATGTTTAATAGGTGGACCAATAGCTAGAAGACTTATGATAAAAAATAACTTAAAACCAACTGAAGGTAAAGCTGGTTTTGATAGTTCTCTATTAAATAATGAATCTGAAATGACTGAAGAAAGTTTATTCTCAGCAGTTGTATATGTTGGAATCGCAATGGGAATAGGAGCTACTATTAACATAATATTAGAAAAGTATGGAATTAAGTTCCCTGCATACTTAATGGGAATGGTTGTTGCAGCTATAATGAGAAACATCATAGATGCTAGTCAAAAACCTTTACCATTCAATGAAATAGGAGTAATTGGAAATATTTCTTTATCTCTATTCTTATCAATGGCTTTAATGTCAATGAAATTATGGGAACTTGTAGAATTAGCAGGACCTTTATCAGTAATATTAATAGTTCAAACAATAGTAATGGCTCTATTTGCTTATTATGTAACATTTAATATTATGGGAAGAGACTATGATGCAGCAGTTATTGCTACTGGACACTGTGGATTTGGATTAGGAGCTACTCCAAATGCTATAGCTAACATGGAAACATTTACTGCAACTAATGGTCCTTCTGTAAAAGCTTTCTTCATTATACCAATAGTTGGATCTCTATTTATAGATTTCGTTAATGCTATGGTTATAAAAGGATTTGCTTCTTGGATAGTTGCTAACTTCAGATAA
- a CDS encoding MetQ/NlpA family ABC transporter substrate-binding protein — protein sequence MKFTKLIGRVGAFLLLSVGALAGTIKVGATPVPHAEILELIKPDLKKQGVELKIVEFTDYVTPNLALADKEIDANFFQHKPYLDKFVEERKLNLVSIGNVHVEPLGLYSKKIKSINDLKKGDTIAIPNDPSNGGRALILLHNKGVITLKDPKNLFATEFDIVKNPKKIKFKPTEVAQLPRILPDVTAAIINGNYALQANLSPAKDSIILEGKESPYANILVVRKGDEKKEDIQKLLKALRSQKVKDYIKKKYSDGSVVPAF from the coding sequence ATGAAATTTACAAAATTAATCGGAAGAGTAGGAGCGTTTTTATTATTATCTGTGGGAGCATTAGCTGGAACAATTAAAGTAGGGGCAACACCTGTTCCTCATGCTGAAATATTAGAATTAATCAAACCTGATTTAAAGAAACAAGGAGTTGAACTAAAGATAGTTGAGTTTACAGACTATGTAACACCTAACTTAGCATTAGCTGATAAAGAAATAGATGCTAACTTCTTTCAACACAAACCTTACCTTGATAAGTTTGTTGAAGAAAGAAAATTAAATCTAGTTTCAATTGGAAATGTCCATGTTGAACCACTTGGATTATATTCTAAAAAAATTAAATCAATCAATGATTTAAAGAAAGGTGACACTATAGCAATTCCAAATGACCCATCAAATGGAGGAAGAGCATTAATCTTATTACACAATAAAGGAGTAATTACTTTAAAAGATCCTAAAAACTTATTTGCAACTGAATTTGATATAGTTAAAAACCCTAAAAAAATCAAATTTAAACCAACTGAAGTTGCACAATTACCAAGAATTTTACCTGATGTAACTGCTGCTATCATAAATGGAAACTATGCTTTACAAGCTAACTTATCACCAGCTAAAGATTCTATAATTTTAGAAGGTAAAGAATCTCCATATGCAAACATACTCGTTGTTCGTAAAGGTGATGAAAAGAAAGAAGATATCCAAAAATTACTAAAAGCTCTTCGTAGCCAAAAAGTAAAAGACTATATCAAGAAAAAATATAGTGATGGATCAGTTGTGCCTGCATTCTAA
- the cobK gene encoding precorrin-6A reductase, translating to MIWVIGGTKDSRDFLEKFVKYENDIIVSTATEYGAKLIENLPVKTSSEKMDKEAMLKFVENNNITKVIDTSHPYAFEVSKNAMEVAEEKNIQYFRFEREKVDILPKKYKNFEEIKDLIEYVENLEGNILVTLGSNNVPLFKDLKNLSNIYFRILSRWDMVKRCEDNNILPKNIIAMQGPFTENMNIAMMEQFNIKYLITKKAGDTGGEREKVNACDKLDVEIIYLDKKEMSYKNCYTDIDVLIKNLIK from the coding sequence ATGATTTGGGTTATTGGTGGTACTAAGGATTCAAGAGACTTTTTGGAAAAATTTGTAAAATATGAAAATGATATTATAGTTTCAACTGCAACAGAATACGGAGCAAAATTAATAGAAAATTTACCTGTAAAAACTTCATCTGAAAAAATGGATAAGGAAGCTATGCTAAAATTTGTAGAAAACAATAACATTACTAAAGTTATAGATACAAGTCACCCTTATGCTTTTGAAGTTTCTAAAAATGCTATGGAAGTTGCTGAAGAAAAAAATATTCAATATTTTAGATTTGAAAGAGAGAAAGTTGATATCCTACCTAAAAAGTATAAAAATTTTGAAGAGATTAAAGATTTAATTGAATATGTTGAAAATTTAGAAGGAAATATTTTAGTTACTTTAGGAAGTAATAATGTTCCTTTATTTAAAGATTTAAAAAATTTATCTAATATATATTTTAGAATTCTATCGAGATGGGATATGGTCAAAAGATGTGAAGATAATAACATACTCCCTAAAAATATTATTGCTATGCAAGGACCTTTTACTGAAAATATGAACATAGCAATGATGGAGCAATTCAACATTAAGTATCTTATTACTAAAAAAGCAGGAGATACAGGGGGAGAAAGAGAAAAAGTAAATGCCTGTGATAAGCTAGATGTTGAAATTATCTATCTTGATAAAAAAGAAATGTCTTATAAAAATTGTTATACTGATATAGATGTATTAATAAAAAATTTAATAAAATAA
- the murI gene encoding glutamate racemase, with protein sequence MADKRQRIGIFDSGLGGTTVLKEMMKALPNEDYIYYGDNGNFPYGSGKTKNEIQKLTERILDFFVKNNCKLVIVACNTASTAAIDYLREKFPLPILGIVEAGIKIARKNTKTKNIAVISTKFTAESHGYKNKAKMIDTELNVKEIACVEFPMMIETGWETFDNREELLNKYLAEIPKNVDTLVLGCTHYPLIRKDIEDRTKLKVVDPAVQIVDKVKQTLGSLDLLNDKKAKGKKIFFVTGETYHFKPTAEKFLGEEIEIYRIPK encoded by the coding sequence ATGGCGGACAAAAGACAAAGAATAGGAATATTTGATTCAGGTCTAGGAGGAACTACTGTACTAAAAGAAATGATGAAAGCATTACCAAATGAAGATTACATTTATTATGGTGACAATGGAAATTTCCCCTATGGTTCTGGTAAAACAAAAAATGAAATTCAAAAATTAACTGAAAGAATTTTAGATTTTTTTGTAAAAAATAATTGTAAATTAGTTATTGTTGCTTGTAATACAGCATCAACAGCTGCAATAGATTATTTGAGAGAAAAATTTCCTCTGCCTATACTTGGTATAGTTGAAGCAGGAATAAAAATTGCAAGAAAAAATACAAAAACTAAAAATATAGCTGTAATTTCAACTAAATTTACTGCTGAATCTCATGGCTATAAAAATAAAGCTAAAATGATAGATACAGAGTTGAATGTTAAAGAAATCGCCTGTGTAGAATTTCCTATGATGATAGAAACAGGCTGGGAAACTTTTGATAATAGAGAAGAGTTACTTAATAAATATTTAGCAGAAATCCCTAAGAATGTAGATACTTTAGTCTTAGGTTGTACTCACTATCCACTTATAAGAAAAGATATAGAAGATAGAACAAAATTAAAAGTTGTAGACCCAGCAGTACAAATTGTTGATAAAGTAAAGCAAACTCTAGGTTCTTTAGATCTTTTAAATGATAAAAAAGCAAAAGGTAAAAAAATATTTTTTGTAACAGGTGAAACATATCATTTTAAACCTACAGCAGAAAAATTTTTAGGTGAAGAAATAGAGATATATAGGATACCCAAATAA
- a CDS encoding cation diffusion facilitator family transporter: MKKNNEEKRENIIIKTSIIGILVNILLVIFKAIVGLLSNSIAIILDAVNNLSDALSSIVTIIATKIADSEPDKKHPLGHGRVEYLSAMIVAGIIFYAGITSLIESIKKIITPEKVEYSKITLLVLLVSIILKLVLGKYVKTKGENFNSPSLIASGSDAMSDAILSLSVLLSAILFIFTKINIEAYVGVLISIFIIKAGLEIFMDAVNEILGKRVDKDIKSKIKKTICEIENVHGAYDLVLHNYGPDKYIGSVHIEIPDSMTAEEIDPLERYITDVVLAKHNVYLSGITIYSMNTRNEEFKKIHSDIMKTVMSNEGVLEFHGFYIEEKNKSIRFDIIIDYSKKNRNEIYEKIYSDVKKKYPDYTINIKVDIDI, encoded by the coding sequence ATGAAGAAGAATAATGAAGAAAAAAGAGAAAATATTATTATAAAAACAAGCATTATAGGAATTTTAGTAAATATTTTACTAGTGATTTTTAAAGCAATTGTAGGCTTATTATCAAATTCGATAGCTATTATATTAGATGCTGTAAATAATTTAAGTGATGCCTTATCTTCTATTGTTACAATTATTGCAACAAAAATAGCTGATTCAGAGCCTGATAAGAAACACCCACTTGGCCATGGTAGAGTTGAATATCTAAGTGCTATGATAGTTGCTGGTATTATCTTCTATGCTGGTATAACCTCATTGATAGAGTCTATTAAGAAAATTATTACTCCAGAAAAAGTAGAATATTCAAAAATTACTCTTCTTGTATTATTAGTCTCAATTATATTAAAACTAGTATTAGGAAAATATGTAAAAACTAAGGGGGAGAATTTTAATTCCCCCTCACTCATAGCTTCTGGTTCAGATGCTATGAGTGATGCCATACTTTCTCTTTCGGTATTATTATCCGCTATATTGTTTATTTTTACAAAGATTAATATAGAAGCCTATGTTGGAGTGCTTATTTCAATTTTTATTATAAAAGCTGGGCTTGAAATATTTATGGATGCTGTAAATGAGATACTAGGAAAAAGAGTTGATAAAGATATTAAAAGTAAAATAAAAAAAACTATTTGTGAGATTGAAAATGTTCATGGTGCCTATGATTTAGTTTTACATAACTACGGACCTGATAAATATATTGGCTCAGTTCATATAGAGATACCTGACTCTATGACTGCTGAGGAGATTGATCCTCTTGAAAGATATATAACTGATGTAGTTTTAGCAAAACATAATGTCTACCTATCTGGAATAACAATCTATTCTATGAATACAAGAAATGAAGAATTTAAAAAGATTCATTCTGATATTATGAAAACTGTTATGTCTAATGAAGGGGTTTTAGAATTTCATGGTTTTTATATAGAAGAAAAGAATAAATCTATTAGATTTGATATTATAATTGACTATTCTAAAAAAAATAGAAATGAAATCTATGAGAAAATTTATAGTGATGTAAAAAAGAAATATCCTGACTATACAATAAATATCAAGGTTGATATAGACATATAA
- a CDS encoding DJ-1 family glyoxalase III codes for MKTYIFLANGFEILETFSPVDVLKRCGAEVVTVSTEKNLFVSSSQNNIVKADVMLDEIDYKDADLVVIPGGYPGYVNLRENKDVVDIVKYFLENDKYVASICGGPTIFSHNKIANGAKITAHSSVRKEIEENHIYVDVPTHVDGKIITGVGAGLALNFAFKIAEQFFTKEKIEEVKKGMELI; via the coding sequence ATGAAAACTTATATTTTTTTAGCAAATGGTTTTGAAATTTTAGAGACATTTTCTCCAGTTGATGTATTAAAGAGATGTGGAGCTGAAGTTGTAACTGTTTCTACTGAAAAAAACTTATTTGTTTCAAGTTCACAAAATAATATAGTGAAAGCTGATGTTATGTTAGATGAAATTGATTATAAGGATGCTGACTTAGTTGTAATTCCTGGAGGATATCCTGGTTATGTTAATTTGAGAGAAAATAAAGATGTGGTTGATATAGTTAAATATTTCTTAGAAAACGATAAATATGTGGCCTCAATTTGTGGAGGACCAACTATTTTTTCACATAATAAAATAGCAAATGGAGCAAAAATAACTGCTCATTCATCTGTTAGAAAAGAAATAGAAGAAAATCATATCTATGTTGATGTTCCTACACATGTAGATGGGAAGATTATTACAGGAGTTGGAGCAGGATTAGCATTGAATTTTGCTTTTAAAATTGCTGAACAATTTTTCACAAAAGAAAAGATTGAAGAGGTAAAAAAAGGAATGGAATTAATTTAA
- a CDS encoding DMT family transporter yields MNKKSYFGDLMLFLAAFIWGTAFVAQVAGMDRIGPFTFNMARSIVAVISLGAYLIFTKAKLPKDMSFLLKGGLVCGFFIFVGTSFQQIGLQYTTAGKTGFITSFYILILPFLTMIFLKHKIDVLTWISIIIGFIGLYLLAIPNLSDFSMNKGDFIVFLGSFCWAGHILVIDYYSKKVNPVELSFLQFVVLSILSGICAFIFENETATLGNIFASWKPVAYAGFLSSGVAYTLQMVGQKYTKPVVASLILSLEAVFAALAGYLILDEVMTSREFLGSFIVFLAMIFSQIPKDLFKKKYIEIKK; encoded by the coding sequence ATGAATAAAAAAAGTTATTTTGGAGATTTAATGTTATTCTTAGCAGCATTTATATGGGGAACTGCCTTTGTTGCTCAAGTAGCAGGAATGGATAGGATAGGTCCTTTTACTTTTAATATGGCTCGTTCTATAGTTGCAGTGATAAGTCTTGGAGCTTATTTAATTTTTACTAAAGCTAAATTACCTAAAGATATGTCTTTTTTATTAAAAGGTGGTTTAGTATGTGGTTTCTTTATCTTTGTAGGAACATCTTTTCAACAAATCGGTCTCCAATATACAACAGCAGGAAAAACAGGGTTTATAACATCATTCTATATTTTAATTCTTCCTTTCTTAACTATGATTTTTTTAAAACATAAAATAGATGTATTGACTTGGATAAGTATAATTATAGGTTTTATTGGACTTTATTTATTAGCAATTCCAAACTTAAGTGATTTTTCAATGAATAAAGGAGACTTTATAGTATTTCTTGGTTCTTTTTGTTGGGCAGGACATATTTTAGTTATAGATTATTATTCTAAAAAAGTTAATCCAGTTGAATTATCATTTTTACAATTTGTTGTATTAAGTATTCTATCAGGAATTTGTGCTTTTATTTTTGAAAATGAAACTGCTACATTAGGTAATATTTTTGCTTCTTGGAAGCCTGTTGCATATGCAGGATTCCTCTCATCAGGAGTAGCTTATACTTTACAAATGGTAGGACAAAAATATACAAAACCTGTAGTTGCCTCATTAATTTTAAGTTTAGAAGCTGTCTTTGCAGCTCTTGCAGGATACTTAATACTTGATGAAGTTATGACATCTAGAGAATTTTTAGGAAGTTTTATTGTATTTTTAGCAATGATTTTCTCACAAATACCTAAGGATTTATTTAAGAAAAAATATATAGAAATAAAAAAATAA
- a CDS encoding MBL fold metallo-hydrolase codes for MGNIKFEHIRNATSKITYKGITFLIDPMLAPKDAYPGFEGTYNNHLRFPLVDLPNSIMEILKDVDAIIVTHTHLDHWDNYAVENIRKDIPMFVQNKKDYNIIKEQGFKDIFILEEEIDFKGIKLIKTGGSHGTVEMYAEDWFTEIAGDAMGIIFQAEGEKTVYFVGDTIWTADVNKALNRFKPEIIVMNTGAARALAFKEPIIMGKEDVEHMVKAMPNSQIVAVHLDSVNHATVTRKDLREFIKAKNIEKNVIVPEDGEIIKF; via the coding sequence ATGGGAAATATTAAATTTGAACATATCAGAAATGCAACAAGCAAAATAACATATAAAGGAATTACTTTTTTAATTGATCCTATGCTAGCACCAAAAGATGCTTATCCAGGATTTGAAGGAACATATAACAATCATCTTCGTTTTCCTTTGGTTGATTTACCAAATTCAATAATGGAAATTTTAAAAGATGTTGATGCTATAATAGTAACTCATACTCATTTAGACCATTGGGATAATTATGCAGTGGAAAATATAAGAAAAGATATCCCTATGTTTGTTCAAAACAAAAAAGATTATAATATTATAAAAGAACAAGGATTTAAAGATATTTTTATTCTTGAAGAAGAAATAGATTTTAAAGGTATAAAATTAATAAAAACTGGTGGCTCTCATGGTACTGTTGAAATGTATGCTGAAGATTGGTTTACAGAAATTGCTGGCGATGCAATGGGTATTATATTTCAAGCTGAAGGAGAAAAAACAGTGTACTTTGTTGGAGATACTATCTGGACAGCTGATGTAAATAAAGCATTAAATCGTTTTAAACCAGAAATTATAGTTATGAATACAGGTGCTGCTCGTGCACTTGCATTTAAAGAGCCAATTATAATGGGAAAAGAAGATGTAGAACATATGGTAAAAGCTATGCCTAATTCTCAAATCGTAGCTGTACATTTAGATAGTGTAAATCATGCTACTGTTACTCGTAAAGATTTAAGAGAATTTATAAAAGCTAAAAATATTGAAAAAAATGTTATAGTTCCAGAAGATGGAGAAATAATAAAATTTTAA